A window of Polyodon spathula isolate WHYD16114869_AA chromosome 22, ASM1765450v1, whole genome shotgun sequence contains these coding sequences:
- the LOC121297266 gene encoding dual specificity protein kinase CLK4-like isoform X1, with protein MRHTKRSYSPEWAVNGSWDQKFGSCCKRRKRSHSSERENKPHKHQRLVKMTDCHYLEAKTLNEQMDLKEKKRVCECRREYSPRYENEHCRDQDWHHYSKSSGRSRRSGISGRSRRSSRPRRQRKHRSHVNRRSHSRSPRRKRSRSVEDDEEGHLIYHSGDMLRARYEIVCTLGEGAFGKVVECKDYKGGNHVALKIIKNVDRYREAARSEVEVLEQINSLDFDRKYPCVRMLDWFDHHGHVCIVFELLGLSTYDFLKENSFMPFPLDQIRHMAYQIFRAIHFLHRNKLTHTDLKPENILFLNSDYIMEYNAKMKRDERTLKNPDVKIVDFGNATYDHEHHSSVVSTRHYRAPEVILELGWSQPCDVWSLGCILIEYYLGLTLFQTHDSKEHLAMMERVLGPIPTHMLKKTKKRRYVHRDRLDWDEYSSSGRYVRKHCRPLKNYMASKNPDHEKLFDLIRKMLEYDPLKRITLSEAMKHPFFDLVRKAKV; from the exons atgcgGCACACAAAGCGATCATACTCTCCAGAGTGGGCTGTTAACGGCAGTTGGGATCAGAAGTTCGGTAGCTGTTGCAAGCGCAGAAAACGGTCTCATAGTagtgagagagaaaataaacCCCATAAACATCAACGTCTTGTTAAAATGACTGATTG TCATTACCTGGAGGCTAAGACATTGAATGAGCAAATGGACCTCAAAGAGAAGAAGCGGGTTTGTGAATGTAGGAGAGAGTACTCGCCTAGATATGAAAATGAACATTGTAGGGATCAAGACTGGCACCATTATAGCAAGTCCTCTGGGAGAAGCCGTAGAAGTGGGATAAGTGGGAGAAGCAGAAGAAGCAGTCGGCCCAGGAGACAGAGGAAACACAGAAGCCACGTCAACCGCCGTTCACACTCG AGGAGTCCCCGCAGGAAAAGATCCAGGAGTGTTGAGGATGATGAGGAGGGGCACCTGATCTATCACAGTGGAGACATGCTAAGAGCAAGAT ATGAGATTGTTTGCACTTTAGGAGAAGGAGCCTTTGGGAAAGTTGTGGAGTGCAAAGATTATAA agGGGGTAATCACGTGGCACTGAAGATCATTAAAAATGTTGATCGATATCGGGAAGCTGCCCGATCTGAAGTTGAAGTGCTAGAGCAGATCAATTCTCTAGACTTTGACAGGAAATa CCCATGTGTGCGGATGCTGGATTGGTTTGATCACCATGGCCATGTCTGTATTGTGTTTGAATTGCTTGGGCTGAGTACCTATGATTTTCTAAAGGAGAATAGCTTCATGCCTTTCCCACTAGATCAGATCAGACACATGGCATACCAGATCTTCAGAGCTATTCACT TTTTACATCGGAACAAGCTGACGCACACAGACCTTAAACCTGAGAATATTCTCTTTCTAAACTCTGATTACATCATGGAATACAATGCcaaaatg aAACGGGATGAAAGAACATTGAAGAACCCGGATGTCAAGATTGTAGACTTTGGTAATGCAACATATGATCATGAGCACCATAGCTCTGTGGTGTCAACAAGGCATTACAGAGCTCCTGAGGTCATTCTAG AATTAGGATGGAGTCAGCCTTGTGATGTCTGGAGCCTTGGAtgcattttaattgaatattatCTTGGATTAACACTGTTCCAG ACACATGACAGTAAAGAACATCTTGCCATGATGGAAAGAGTCCTGGGACCAATACCGACCCACATGCTCAAGAAGACCAA GAAACGAAGATATGTTCATCGAGACAGACTAGACTGGGATGAATACAGTTCTTCAGGCAGATATGTTAGGAAGCATTGCAGACCTCTTAAG aATTACATGGCTTCTAAAAATCCAGACCATGAAAAACTATTTGACCTTATCAGAAAAATGTTAGAATACGATCCTCTGAAAAGAATTACACTGAGTGAAGCCATGAAGCATCCTTTTTTTGATCTTGTACGCAAAGCAAAAGTGTAA
- the LOC121297266 gene encoding dual specificity protein kinase CLK4-like isoform X2 has protein sequence MDLKEKKRVCECRREYSPRYENEHCRDQDWHHYSKSSGRSRRSGISGRSRRSSRPRRQRKHRSHVNRRSHSRSPRRKRSRSVEDDEEGHLIYHSGDMLRARYEIVCTLGEGAFGKVVECKDYKGGNHVALKIIKNVDRYREAARSEVEVLEQINSLDFDRKYPCVRMLDWFDHHGHVCIVFELLGLSTYDFLKENSFMPFPLDQIRHMAYQIFRAIHFLHRNKLTHTDLKPENILFLNSDYIMEYNAKMKRDERTLKNPDVKIVDFGNATYDHEHHSSVVSTRHYRAPEVILELGWSQPCDVWSLGCILIEYYLGLTLFQTHDSKEHLAMMERVLGPIPTHMLKKTKKRRYVHRDRLDWDEYSSSGRYVRKHCRPLKNYMASKNPDHEKLFDLIRKMLEYDPLKRITLSEAMKHPFFDLVRKAKV, from the exons ATGGACCTCAAAGAGAAGAAGCGGGTTTGTGAATGTAGGAGAGAGTACTCGCCTAGATATGAAAATGAACATTGTAGGGATCAAGACTGGCACCATTATAGCAAGTCCTCTGGGAGAAGCCGTAGAAGTGGGATAAGTGGGAGAAGCAGAAGAAGCAGTCGGCCCAGGAGACAGAGGAAACACAGAAGCCACGTCAACCGCCGTTCACACTCG AGGAGTCCCCGCAGGAAAAGATCCAGGAGTGTTGAGGATGATGAGGAGGGGCACCTGATCTATCACAGTGGAGACATGCTAAGAGCAAGAT ATGAGATTGTTTGCACTTTAGGAGAAGGAGCCTTTGGGAAAGTTGTGGAGTGCAAAGATTATAA agGGGGTAATCACGTGGCACTGAAGATCATTAAAAATGTTGATCGATATCGGGAAGCTGCCCGATCTGAAGTTGAAGTGCTAGAGCAGATCAATTCTCTAGACTTTGACAGGAAATa CCCATGTGTGCGGATGCTGGATTGGTTTGATCACCATGGCCATGTCTGTATTGTGTTTGAATTGCTTGGGCTGAGTACCTATGATTTTCTAAAGGAGAATAGCTTCATGCCTTTCCCACTAGATCAGATCAGACACATGGCATACCAGATCTTCAGAGCTATTCACT TTTTACATCGGAACAAGCTGACGCACACAGACCTTAAACCTGAGAATATTCTCTTTCTAAACTCTGATTACATCATGGAATACAATGCcaaaatg aAACGGGATGAAAGAACATTGAAGAACCCGGATGTCAAGATTGTAGACTTTGGTAATGCAACATATGATCATGAGCACCATAGCTCTGTGGTGTCAACAAGGCATTACAGAGCTCCTGAGGTCATTCTAG AATTAGGATGGAGTCAGCCTTGTGATGTCTGGAGCCTTGGAtgcattttaattgaatattatCTTGGATTAACACTGTTCCAG ACACATGACAGTAAAGAACATCTTGCCATGATGGAAAGAGTCCTGGGACCAATACCGACCCACATGCTCAAGAAGACCAA GAAACGAAGATATGTTCATCGAGACAGACTAGACTGGGATGAATACAGTTCTTCAGGCAGATATGTTAGGAAGCATTGCAGACCTCTTAAG aATTACATGGCTTCTAAAAATCCAGACCATGAAAAACTATTTGACCTTATCAGAAAAATGTTAGAATACGATCCTCTGAAAAGAATTACACTGAGTGAAGCCATGAAGCATCCTTTTTTTGATCTTGTACGCAAAGCAAAAGTGTAA
- the LOC121297266 gene encoding dual specificity protein kinase CLK4-like isoform X3, with protein MLDWFDHHGHVCIVFELLGLSTYDFLKENSFMPFPLDQIRHMAYQIFRAIHFLHRNKLTHTDLKPENILFLNSDYIMEYNAKMKRDERTLKNPDVKIVDFGNATYDHEHHSSVVSTRHYRAPEVILELGWSQPCDVWSLGCILIEYYLGLTLFQTHDSKEHLAMMERVLGPIPTHMLKKTKKRRYVHRDRLDWDEYSSSGRYVRKHCRPLKNYMASKNPDHEKLFDLIRKMLEYDPLKRITLSEAMKHPFFDLVRKAKV; from the exons ATGCTGGATTGGTTTGATCACCATGGCCATGTCTGTATTGTGTTTGAATTGCTTGGGCTGAGTACCTATGATTTTCTAAAGGAGAATAGCTTCATGCCTTTCCCACTAGATCAGATCAGACACATGGCATACCAGATCTTCAGAGCTATTCACT TTTTACATCGGAACAAGCTGACGCACACAGACCTTAAACCTGAGAATATTCTCTTTCTAAACTCTGATTACATCATGGAATACAATGCcaaaatg aAACGGGATGAAAGAACATTGAAGAACCCGGATGTCAAGATTGTAGACTTTGGTAATGCAACATATGATCATGAGCACCATAGCTCTGTGGTGTCAACAAGGCATTACAGAGCTCCTGAGGTCATTCTAG AATTAGGATGGAGTCAGCCTTGTGATGTCTGGAGCCTTGGAtgcattttaattgaatattatCTTGGATTAACACTGTTCCAG ACACATGACAGTAAAGAACATCTTGCCATGATGGAAAGAGTCCTGGGACCAATACCGACCCACATGCTCAAGAAGACCAA GAAACGAAGATATGTTCATCGAGACAGACTAGACTGGGATGAATACAGTTCTTCAGGCAGATATGTTAGGAAGCATTGCAGACCTCTTAAG aATTACATGGCTTCTAAAAATCCAGACCATGAAAAACTATTTGACCTTATCAGAAAAATGTTAGAATACGATCCTCTGAAAAGAATTACACTGAGTGAAGCCATGAAGCATCCTTTTTTTGATCTTGTACGCAAAGCAAAAGTGTAA